In a genomic window of Hymenobacter chitinivorans DSM 11115:
- the ftsH gene encoding ATP-dependent zinc metalloprotease FtsH, with translation MPDTTPKKKKPMLPSPAPRPSMQMWVLAGLVVFIFGMLFINRSSSTIEINQQKFKQMLVAGDVKDVTLVNDRVVEVALKPEAANNAKYSQELRQRGPLSDNGPQYSFRVVDGKTFKEDLDKMQATLPDTQQVGLNIETKTGYGEYITSWGMILLLLVGFWFLMRRMSGAGGPGGQIFNIGKSRAALFEGGDKVKVTFKDVAGLEEAKEEVEEIVEFLKNPSKFTVLGGKIPKGALLVGPPGTGKTLMAKAVAGEADVPFFSLSGSDFVEMFVGVGAARVRDLFKQAKAKAPCIIFIDEIDAIGRSRSRGNVPGGNDERENTLNSLLVEMDGFGTDSGVIILAATNRPDTLDSALLRPGRFDRQISIDKPDINGRTQIFDVHLKPLTLGPDVDARKLAAQTPGFAGAEIANVCNEAALIAARRDKKMVTMQDFTDAVDRVIGGLEKKNKIISPNEKRIVAYHEAGHAIAGWFLEHADPLVKVSIVPRGVAALGYAQYLPREQFLYNTEQLTDEMCMALGGRAAEELVFGKISTGALSDLERITKMAYSIVTMYGMNAKLGNISYYDSKGQNEYGFSKPYSEATSQMIDEEVRTIIDNAYTRTKELLTERRHELEVIAKELLEKEVLLQEDLERLVGKRPYDNQTSYQAHMAGTDRSETLSERKQEHPVPLSNDLPENDLPGLDNRPREAGNDIPTGSTVSLDV, from the coding sequence ATGCCAGATACAACCCCTAAAAAGAAAAAACCAATGCTGCCCTCGCCGGCTCCCCGGCCGAGTATGCAGATGTGGGTGCTGGCTGGGCTGGTGGTGTTCATCTTTGGGATGCTCTTCATCAACCGCAGCAGTTCAACCATTGAAATCAACCAGCAGAAGTTCAAGCAAATGCTGGTGGCCGGCGACGTGAAAGACGTGACCCTGGTCAACGACCGGGTGGTGGAAGTAGCCCTGAAGCCGGAGGCAGCCAACAATGCCAAGTACAGCCAGGAACTGCGGCAGCGGGGCCCCTTATCGGATAACGGCCCCCAGTACAGCTTCCGCGTAGTCGATGGTAAAACCTTCAAGGAAGACCTGGATAAGATGCAGGCTACCCTGCCGGACACCCAGCAGGTAGGCCTGAACATCGAAACCAAGACTGGTTACGGGGAATACATTACCAGCTGGGGCATGATTCTGCTCTTGCTCGTGGGCTTCTGGTTCCTGATGCGCCGCATGAGCGGAGCCGGTGGCCCTGGTGGTCAAATCTTCAATATCGGTAAAAGCCGCGCTGCCCTTTTCGAAGGCGGCGATAAAGTGAAGGTGACGTTCAAGGACGTGGCCGGCCTGGAGGAAGCTAAAGAGGAAGTGGAGGAAATCGTGGAGTTCCTGAAGAACCCCTCGAAGTTCACCGTCCTGGGTGGCAAGATTCCCAAAGGCGCCTTGCTGGTAGGTCCTCCCGGTACGGGCAAAACTCTGATGGCCAAAGCCGTAGCTGGTGAAGCCGATGTACCCTTCTTCTCCCTGTCGGGTTCCGACTTCGTGGAAATGTTTGTGGGCGTAGGTGCGGCCCGGGTGCGGGACTTGTTCAAGCAAGCCAAAGCCAAGGCGCCCTGCATCATTTTTATCGACGAAATTGATGCCATTGGCCGCAGCCGCAGCCGGGGCAACGTGCCCGGCGGCAACGATGAGCGCGAAAACACCCTGAACTCCCTGCTCGTGGAAATGGACGGCTTCGGTACCGACTCCGGGGTGATTATCCTGGCCGCTACCAACCGCCCCGACACGCTCGACTCAGCGCTGCTGCGGCCCGGCCGTTTCGACCGGCAGATCAGCATCGACAAACCTGACATCAACGGCCGCACCCAGATTTTCGACGTGCACCTGAAGCCCTTGACTTTGGGCCCCGATGTGGATGCCCGCAAGCTGGCTGCTCAGACGCCTGGTTTTGCCGGCGCCGAAATTGCCAACGTCTGCAACGAAGCCGCCCTGATTGCCGCCCGCCGCGACAAAAAGATGGTGACCATGCAAGACTTCACCGATGCCGTTGACCGGGTTATCGGGGGCTTGGAGAAGAAGAACAAGATTATTTCGCCCAACGAGAAGCGGATTGTGGCCTACCACGAAGCGGGCCACGCCATTGCCGGCTGGTTCCTGGAGCACGCCGACCCGCTGGTGAAAGTGAGCATCGTGCCCCGCGGGGTGGCGGCGCTGGGTTACGCCCAGTATCTGCCCCGGGAGCAGTTCCTCTACAACACCGAGCAGCTGACCGACGAAATGTGCATGGCCCTGGGTGGCCGCGCCGCCGAGGAGCTGGTGTTCGGCAAAATTTCGACCGGTGCCTTGTCGGACCTGGAGCGAATTACGAAGATGGCCTACAGCATCGTAACGATGTACGGCATGAATGCCAAGCTGGGCAACATCTCGTACTACGACTCGAAAGGTCAGAACGAGTACGGTTTCTCGAAGCCGTATTCGGAGGCTACGTCGCAAATGATTGATGAGGAAGTGCGTACCATCATCGACAACGCCTATACCCGCACCAAGGAGCTGCTCACCGAGCGCCGCCACGAGCTGGAGGTAATTGCCAAGGAGCTGCTGGAAAAAGAAGTGCTGCTGCAGGAAGACCTGGAGCGTCTGGTGGGCAAGCGCCCCTATGACAACCAGACCTCGTACCAGGCCCACATGGCCGGCACCGACCGGAGCGAGACGCTGAGTGAGCGGAAGCAGGAGCACCCGGTGCCGCTGAGCAACGACCTGCCCGAAAACGACCTGCCGGGTCTGGATAATCGGCCGCGCGAAGCCGGCAACGACATTCCCACGGGCAGCACCGTCTCGCTCGACGTGTAA
- a CDS encoding glycosyltransferase family 117 protein, translating to MRSYKSLNNLVGWLVFAIATLTYLLTLEPTASFWDCGEFIACSYKLLVPHPPGAPTFLLLGRLFSLFSFGDVTKVSVLINTLSALSSSFTVLFLFWTITMLAKKLVVGRPGMHDDRHVEPTGGQTLLILGAGVVGALAFAFSDSFWFNAVEAEVYAMSALCTAAVVWIMLKWENRADEADSDKWLILIAYVIGLSIGVHLLNLLAIPALGFIYYYRRHQNPTMWGGIFTLVISSVIVGLILAGIIPGLPTLAGAFEVFFVNSIGLPFSSGLIFFLLLFVALIWFGFRYSFKAHNRLINTAMLSFVFILIGYSSYLVVPIRSSYLPTINENAPKDVLSFVSYLKREQYGDRPLLYGPQFNAEPIDQKEGAPRYVRKGDKYVIAERRLETIYRDEDKMLIPRIYSPAPEHIYNYKKWVDIQEGVKPTMGQNLSFLFRYQMGHMYWRYFLWNYVGRDSDIQQAGVVWPTSAGKAGLPERIASSPARNNFFAIPLIMGLIGLFFHVRRDGRNALVIGLLFVFTGLAIVFYLNQPPIEPRERDYTFTGATYAFAIWIGLGVLGLADLLKAVLKADGARAIAATLVGLLAPGLMVAQGWDDHDRSDRYNSVDSAKNLLNSCAPNAILFTNGDNDTFPLWYAQEVEGVRTDVRVAVLSYLNTDWYIDQMKRRSYLSQPLPISMNSDNYAQGTNDYLPYVENPAVQEVNLREFIGLVDQNSPLLQVQTQSGRPLLSFPTRKFYLPVDTAAVEALGIIPKDRRKQLVSRMEWDMGKGAIEKKNLVILDMLATNNWKRPVYFSSTVNSADFMNLQPYFQLEGMAYRILPAKDPNYDPRGNEGYVAKDLMFENMMKKFAFRNLDRADIFYDENNLRFPANYRDKFSRLAEAYLAAGDKATAKQVLDKCFQVMPDKSIRYDYYVPQFVVPLMQVGEKARANEIMDTMTNRAQQSLAYYSSHNNSLFDMEVQTNLLALQSVYRAAEEVGDQARAKKAVDLLNQYYPRQ from the coding sequence ATGCGGAGTTACAAAAGCCTGAATAACCTAGTTGGCTGGCTCGTGTTTGCCATTGCCACCCTTACCTACCTGCTCACCCTAGAACCCACGGCCAGCTTCTGGGACTGCGGCGAATTCATTGCCTGCTCCTACAAGCTGCTGGTACCCCACCCTCCGGGAGCCCCTACTTTCCTGCTGCTGGGCCGCCTGTTCTCGCTCTTCTCCTTCGGCGACGTCACCAAGGTGTCGGTGCTGATTAATACGCTTTCGGCCCTGAGCAGCTCGTTTACCGTGCTGTTCCTGTTCTGGACCATCACCATGCTGGCCAAAAAGCTCGTGGTAGGCCGGCCCGGCATGCACGACGACCGCCACGTGGAGCCCACCGGCGGCCAGACCCTGCTGATTCTGGGCGCCGGCGTGGTGGGCGCCCTGGCCTTCGCCTTCTCCGACTCATTCTGGTTTAACGCCGTGGAGGCCGAGGTGTACGCCATGTCGGCCCTGTGCACGGCGGCCGTGGTTTGGATTATGCTCAAGTGGGAAAACCGCGCCGACGAGGCCGATTCCGACAAGTGGCTGATCCTGATTGCCTACGTTATTGGCCTCAGCATTGGCGTCCACTTGCTCAACCTGCTGGCAATTCCGGCCCTGGGCTTTATCTACTACTACCGCCGCCACCAGAACCCGACCATGTGGGGCGGCATTTTCACCCTGGTTATCAGCAGCGTGATTGTAGGCCTGATTCTGGCCGGCATTATTCCCGGCCTGCCCACGCTGGCCGGCGCCTTTGAGGTGTTCTTCGTGAACAGCATCGGCCTGCCCTTCAGCTCGGGCCTGATTTTCTTCCTGCTGCTGTTCGTGGCCCTGATCTGGTTTGGCTTCCGCTACTCGTTCAAAGCCCACAACCGCCTGATCAACACGGCCATGCTGAGCTTCGTGTTTATCCTGATCGGCTACTCGTCGTATCTGGTGGTGCCGATTCGCTCCAGCTATTTGCCCACCATCAACGAAAACGCGCCGAAGGACGTGCTGTCGTTTGTGAGCTACCTCAAGCGCGAGCAGTACGGCGACCGGCCTTTGCTCTACGGCCCGCAGTTCAACGCCGAGCCCATCGACCAGAAAGAAGGCGCCCCGCGCTACGTGCGTAAGGGCGACAAGTACGTAATTGCCGAGCGCCGCCTTGAAACCATTTACCGCGACGAGGACAAGATGCTGATTCCGCGCATCTACAGCCCCGCCCCCGAGCACATCTACAACTACAAGAAGTGGGTCGACATTCAGGAAGGCGTGAAGCCGACTATGGGTCAGAACCTCTCGTTCCTGTTCCGCTACCAAATGGGCCACATGTACTGGCGCTATTTCCTGTGGAACTACGTGGGCCGCGACAGTGACATCCAGCAGGCCGGCGTGGTGTGGCCGACCAGTGCCGGCAAAGCCGGCTTGCCCGAGCGGATTGCCAGCAGCCCGGCCCGCAACAATTTCTTCGCCATTCCGCTGATTATGGGCCTGATCGGCCTGTTCTTCCACGTGCGGCGCGACGGGCGCAACGCCCTGGTCATCGGCCTGTTGTTTGTGTTTACGGGCTTGGCCATCGTGTTTTACCTCAACCAGCCCCCGATTGAGCCCCGGGAGCGGGACTACACCTTCACGGGTGCCACCTACGCCTTTGCCATCTGGATTGGCCTGGGCGTGCTGGGCCTGGCCGACTTGCTGAAAGCGGTGCTCAAAGCCGATGGCGCCCGCGCCATTGCCGCCACGCTCGTGGGCCTGCTGGCCCCCGGTTTGATGGTGGCCCAGGGCTGGGACGACCACGACCGGTCGGACCGCTACAACTCGGTGGACTCGGCTAAAAACCTGCTGAACTCCTGCGCCCCGAACGCCATTCTGTTTACCAACGGCGACAACGACACCTTCCCGCTCTGGTACGCCCAGGAAGTGGAAGGCGTGCGGACCGACGTGCGCGTGGCCGTACTGAGCTACCTGAACACCGACTGGTACATTGACCAGATGAAGCGCCGCTCGTACTTGTCGCAGCCGCTGCCCATCTCGATGAACAGCGACAATTACGCCCAGGGGACCAACGACTACCTGCCCTACGTGGAAAACCCGGCGGTGCAGGAAGTCAACCTGCGCGAGTTTATTGGCCTCGTGGATCAGAACAGCCCCCTGCTGCAGGTACAGACCCAAAGCGGCCGGCCCCTGCTGTCCTTCCCGACCCGCAAATTCTACCTGCCCGTGGATACTGCCGCCGTGGAGGCCCTGGGCATTATTCCCAAGGACCGTCGCAAGCAGTTAGTAAGCCGCATGGAGTGGGACATGGGCAAAGGCGCCATTGAAAAGAAAAACCTGGTGATTCTGGACATGCTGGCTACCAATAACTGGAAGCGGCCGGTGTACTTCTCCAGCACGGTCAACTCGGCCGACTTTATGAACCTGCAGCCTTACTTCCAGCTCGAAGGCATGGCCTACCGGATTCTGCCCGCCAAAGACCCCAACTACGACCCGCGCGGCAACGAGGGCTACGTGGCCAAGGACCTCATGTTTGAAAACATGATGAAGAAGTTTGCCTTCCGCAACCTGGACCGGGCCGACATCTTCTACGACGAAAACAACCTGCGCTTCCCGGCCAACTACCGCGACAAGTTCTCCCGCCTGGCCGAAGCCTACCTCGCCGCCGGCGACAAAGCCACGGCCAAGCAGGTGCTGGATAAATGCTTCCAGGTGATGCCCGACAAGAGCATCCGCTACGACTACTACGTGCCCCAGTTTGTGGTGCCACTGATGCAGGTGGGTGAAAAAGCCCGGGCCAACGAAATCATGGATACCATGACCAACCGGGCCCAACAGTCGTTGGCCTACTACAGCAGCCACAACAATTCCCTGTTCGACATGGAAGTCCAAACCAATCTGCTGGCTTTGCAGAGCGTGTACCGGGCCGCCGAGGAAGTAGGCGACCAGGCCCGGGCCAAAAAAGCCGTGGATTTGCTCAACCAGTATTATCCCCGTCAATAA
- a CDS encoding NHL repeat-containing protein, which translates to MPPAASVVPAGKPAASAPAPVVNAAAQTAPVADANGWTLTRTIALAQPGPASVDRRGNLYVADNQNNVRQFGPDGQALNTYSPPQPGNTAQIEAWNTAKVLVFYDDRQQILLLDRFMAPLTQFRLPDMLDGLVRTATLAPDDRLWLLDESNLALRQYDPAGQRMVVSTQMDLLIGRSKPDFRFMRQYQNNLYLVDRSSGIYVFDNLGNYRKKLPFPGLSSIGFRNDELYYLADNAVHFFHLYNLTDRTLPLPAGPADVRQVLLGEQFAYVLTSAGVLVYKL; encoded by the coding sequence GTGCCGCCGGCGGCTTCGGTGGTGCCGGCCGGCAAGCCCGCTGCCTCGGCCCCGGCGCCCGTGGTAAACGCCGCGGCCCAGACGGCCCCCGTAGCCGATGCCAACGGCTGGACCCTGACCCGCACCATTGCGCTGGCCCAGCCCGGCCCGGCGTCGGTGGACCGGCGCGGCAACCTCTACGTGGCCGACAACCAGAACAACGTGCGGCAGTTCGGCCCCGACGGGCAGGCGCTGAATACCTACTCGCCGCCCCAGCCCGGCAACACCGCCCAGATTGAGGCCTGGAACACGGCCAAGGTGCTCGTGTTTTACGACGACCGGCAGCAAATTCTGCTCCTCGACCGGTTTATGGCCCCGCTCACCCAGTTTCGCCTGCCCGATATGCTCGACGGCCTGGTGCGCACCGCCACGCTGGCCCCCGACGACCGGCTCTGGCTGCTCGACGAAAGCAACCTGGCCCTACGCCAGTACGACCCGGCCGGGCAACGCATGGTCGTTTCCACCCAGATGGACCTGCTGATTGGCCGCTCCAAGCCCGACTTCCGATTTATGCGCCAGTACCAGAACAACCTGTACCTGGTGGACCGCAGCAGCGGCATTTACGTGTTCGACAACCTGGGCAACTACCGGAAAAAGCTGCCTTTTCCGGGTTTGAGCTCCATCGGCTTCCGCAACGACGAGCTGTATTACCTGGCCGATAATGCCGTGCATTTCTTCCACCTCTACAACCTCACCGACCGGACGCTGCCGCTGCCAGCCGGCCCGGCTGACGTACGGCAGGTGCTGCTCGGCGAGCAGTTTGCCTACGTGCTGACTTCGGCCGGCGTGCTGGTGTATAAGCTCTAG
- the rsfS gene encoding ribosome silencing factor: MKSTLVRQDSDRLADVVVRGMQEKKAADIVVLNLKDLKNAVADYFIICSASSDTQLDAIARSVEEEVEKLTGQNPWQTEGRMNREWVLLDYVDVVVHIFLRDRRQFYALEELWGDAEIKYITEEAEAV, translated from the coding sequence ATGAAAAGTACCCTGGTTCGGCAGGATTCAGACAGATTGGCAGACGTAGTAGTACGCGGCATGCAGGAGAAAAAAGCGGCCGATATCGTGGTGCTCAATCTGAAGGACCTTAAAAACGCAGTAGCGGATTATTTCATCATTTGCTCTGCTTCCTCCGATACCCAACTGGACGCCATTGCGCGTTCCGTGGAAGAAGAAGTTGAAAAGCTTACCGGTCAGAACCCCTGGCAGACGGAAGGCCGCATGAACCGGGAGTGGGTGCTGCTCGACTACGTCGACGTGGTAGTGCACATCTTCCTGCGTGACCGGCGGCAGTTCTACGCGCTGGAGGAACTCTGGGGTGATGCCGAAATAAAATATATCACCGAAGAAGCCGAAGCCGTTTAA
- a CDS encoding UDP-2,3-diacylglucosamine diphosphatase, whose amino-acid sequence MTRPKQLPDLALPPGRKVYFASDFHLGAPDAARSAERERKIVRWLDQVSHDAAAIYLVGDIFDFWFEYRHAIPRGFIRLQGKLAELTDAGIPVTFFTGNHDMWMFDYFTKELNIPILRHPVSQRIGGQEFHIGHGDGLGPKDYTYKVLKRIFASPIAQWLFARLHPNFGIGLANKWSQHSRIQNGAADEKYFGDDEWLLVYCRELEQQHHHDYYVFGHRHLPLNVPVTPQSRYVNLGEWVNYCSYAVYDGNELALRHFEQNGELRTQR is encoded by the coding sequence ATGACGCGCCCGAAGCAACTACCTGACCTTGCCCTGCCCCCCGGCCGCAAAGTATATTTTGCCTCCGATTTTCACCTTGGTGCTCCCGATGCGGCCCGCTCAGCCGAGCGGGAGCGGAAAATCGTGCGCTGGCTCGACCAGGTTTCCCACGATGCCGCGGCTATTTACCTCGTCGGCGACATTTTCGACTTCTGGTTTGAGTACCGCCACGCCATTCCCCGCGGCTTTATCCGGCTGCAGGGCAAGCTGGCCGAACTGACTGACGCGGGTATTCCGGTGACGTTTTTTACCGGCAACCACGATATGTGGATGTTCGACTACTTCACCAAAGAGCTCAACATCCCGATTCTGCGCCACCCGGTCAGTCAGCGCATCGGCGGGCAGGAGTTTCACATCGGGCACGGCGACGGGCTCGGGCCCAAGGACTACACCTATAAGGTACTGAAGCGGATTTTTGCCTCGCCCATTGCCCAGTGGCTGTTTGCGCGGCTCCACCCCAACTTCGGCATCGGCCTGGCCAACAAGTGGAGCCAGCACAGCCGCATCCAGAACGGCGCCGCCGACGAGAAGTACTTCGGCGACGACGAGTGGCTGCTGGTGTACTGCCGGGAGCTGGAGCAGCAGCACCACCACGACTACTACGTGTTTGGCCACCGCCACCTGCCGCTGAACGTGCCCGTGACGCCCCAGAGCCGCTACGTGAATCTGGGCGAATGGGTCAATTATTGCTCCTACGCCGTATATGATGGGAATGAACTGGCACTGCGGCACTTCGAGCAGAATGGAGAGCTTAGAACTCAGAGGTAA
- a CDS encoding T9SS type A sorting domain-containing protein, translating to MKTSTRLFLLLALLLAQFTAWAATVTITVSDFSYSPKEVTIRPGDVVVWEWESGSHPTASDNSAWPTFQMNPSNISKSITFNNSGTFSYHCTAHAFFDSGTSKWQGMVGSITVSPALGTEARLAAPTLNVYPNPSKGMVMVNLAQKAGETYKLRFSNIIGREVRQIALKPETATDGLAVNLSDLPAGVYFYSLLVNDKVVSTKRLVLQN from the coding sequence ATGAAAACTTCTACCCGTCTCTTTTTACTACTTGCGCTTCTGCTGGCTCAGTTCACTGCCTGGGCCGCTACGGTCACCATTACCGTGAGTGATTTTTCGTACTCGCCTAAGGAAGTTACCATCCGCCCCGGCGACGTGGTGGTATGGGAATGGGAAAGCGGCAGCCACCCGACGGCTTCGGACAACAGTGCCTGGCCCACGTTCCAGATGAACCCGAGCAACATTTCTAAGTCGATTACCTTTAATAATTCGGGCACGTTCAGCTACCACTGCACGGCCCACGCCTTCTTCGACAGCGGCACCAGCAAGTGGCAGGGCATGGTGGGTTCCATTACCGTGAGCCCGGCCCTGGGCACCGAAGCCCGCCTGGCGGCGCCCACCCTGAACGTGTATCCGAACCCGAGCAAGGGCATGGTGATGGTAAACCTGGCCCAGAAAGCCGGCGAAACCTACAAGCTGCGCTTCAGCAACATCATCGGCCGGGAAGTGCGCCAGATTGCCCTGAAGCCCGAAACGGCCACCGATGGCCTGGCCGTAAACCTGTCGGATTTGCCCGCCGGCGTGTACTTCTACAGCCTACTGGTCAACGACAAGGTGGTAAGCACCAAACGGTTGGTTTTGCAGAACTGA
- a CDS encoding biotin--[acetyl-CoA-carboxylase] ligase produces the protein MPECASTNTEAQALIVKNSATDGCTVITDKQTAGRGQRGNRWEASPGENLTLSVIWQPTFLAPTDQFQLSQAVALGVLDWAKGLLGPDAALRLKWPNDIYYGAQKLGGILIENAISGSKIQYSIVGIGINVNQREFGMPTATSLAWLTGRAYPLKTLITRLLECLERRYLMLRAGRVAALRFDYLQALYRYQEPHDYEVDGQAVRGQIVGVDETGRLMVEINQELRSFGLQEIKYIHK, from the coding sequence TTGCCCGAATGCGCCTCGACAAACACCGAGGCACAGGCTCTTATTGTCAAAAACAGCGCCACCGATGGATGTACGGTCATAACCGACAAACAGACCGCTGGCCGGGGCCAGCGCGGCAACCGCTGGGAAGCCAGCCCGGGCGAAAACCTGACATTATCGGTTATCTGGCAGCCTACTTTCCTGGCGCCCACCGACCAGTTTCAGCTCAGCCAAGCCGTGGCGCTGGGCGTGCTCGACTGGGCCAAAGGCCTGCTGGGCCCCGATGCCGCCCTGCGTCTGAAGTGGCCGAACGACATTTATTACGGCGCCCAGAAGCTGGGGGGCATCCTGATTGAAAACGCCATAAGCGGCTCCAAGATTCAATATAGCATCGTCGGAATTGGGATAAATGTCAACCAGCGGGAATTTGGCATGCCCACGGCCACTTCCCTGGCCTGGCTCACGGGCCGGGCCTACCCGCTCAAAACGCTTATCACCCGCCTGCTCGAATGCCTGGAGCGGCGCTACCTGATGCTGCGCGCCGGGCGGGTGGCCGCCCTGCGCTTCGACTACCTGCAGGCCCTTTACCGCTACCAGGAACCCCACGACTACGAGGTGGATGGCCAAGCCGTACGGGGCCAGATTGTGGGCGTCGACGAAACGGGCCGGCTAATGGTTGAAATCAACCAGGAACTCAGAAGTTTCGGGCTCCAGGAAATTAAATATATACATAAATAG
- a CDS encoding LutC/YkgG family protein: MAESSRDIILRCIRESLQQPAPQPAAPDFTQPLHPAPADDLAVTFAESFVRAGGVFYYCVSEEHFFDQLFTYKKDKALDNLYVWEPELKKLLHAGGIGFIGDETDWLQKADAGLTTCEALVARTGSVLVSGATASGRRLSIYPDQHLVLARASQIVPDIGDALKRVQDGYDNKLPSMISLTTGPSRTADIEKTLVLGAHGPRSIVLFLLDDAPEATT, from the coding sequence ATGGCCGAATCCTCCCGCGACATCATCCTGCGCTGCATCCGCGAATCGTTGCAGCAGCCCGCGCCCCAGCCCGCCGCCCCCGACTTCACCCAGCCCCTGCACCCAGCCCCGGCCGATGATCTGGCCGTCACGTTTGCCGAAAGCTTCGTGCGGGCCGGGGGCGTTTTCTATTACTGCGTGTCGGAAGAGCATTTCTTCGACCAACTCTTCACCTACAAAAAGGATAAGGCCCTCGACAACCTTTACGTGTGGGAGCCGGAGCTGAAAAAGCTGCTCCACGCCGGCGGCATCGGCTTTATTGGGGACGAAACCGATTGGCTGCAGAAGGCCGACGCCGGCCTGACGACCTGCGAGGCCCTGGTGGCCCGCACCGGCAGCGTGCTGGTGAGCGGGGCTACAGCCAGCGGGCGACGCCTCAGCATTTACCCCGACCAACACCTGGTGCTGGCCCGCGCCTCCCAGATTGTGCCCGACATTGGCGACGCCCTGAAGCGGGTGCAGGATGGCTACGACAATAAGCTGCCCTCCATGATTTCGCTCACGACGGGCCCCAGCCGCACGGCTGATATTGAAAAAACGTTGGTGCTCGGTGCTCATGGCCCGCGCAGCATCGTGTTGTTTTTACTGGATGACGCGCCCGAAGCAACTACCTGA
- a CDS encoding zinc-dependent alcohol dehydrogenase gives MKALVFHGMKDVRVDNVDDPEIQESRDAIIRVTSTAICGSDLHIYNGSIPQPRPMVLGHEFMGIVEEVGKGITNLKRGDRVVVPFPIACGTCFFCNHDLPGHCENSNPDHYGPEGGLLTEKGGALFGYTDIYGGYNGGQAEYVRVPYADFGPRVIPDSLTDEQALFLTDIFPTGYSGIDWGEVKGGEIVAIFGAGPVGIMAAKSAWLRGAARVVIVDTLPYRLDKAKASANVETILWEDAKSTVEQIRALSGGRGADVCVEAVGFEPDRDLLDRAKAVVNFEKGSIKVLEACMSAVRRGGIVSVLGVYSSPFDNFPIHQFFDKGITLRGGQAPAQKHIDKLLQYVVEGKVVLDDIITHRLPLADAAHGYDIFRNKKDNCVKVVLKP, from the coding sequence ATGAAAGCCCTCGTGTTTCACGGCATGAAAGACGTGCGCGTTGACAACGTCGACGACCCGGAAATTCAGGAATCCCGCGACGCTATTATCCGCGTGACCAGCACCGCCATCTGCGGCTCCGACCTGCACATTTACAACGGCAGTATCCCGCAGCCGCGGCCTATGGTATTAGGTCACGAGTTTATGGGCATCGTGGAGGAAGTTGGTAAGGGCATCACCAACCTCAAGCGCGGCGACCGGGTCGTGGTGCCGTTTCCCATTGCCTGCGGAACTTGCTTTTTCTGCAACCATGACCTGCCCGGGCACTGCGAAAATTCCAACCCCGACCACTACGGCCCCGAAGGCGGCCTGCTAACGGAAAAAGGTGGGGCTCTGTTTGGTTACACCGATATCTACGGGGGCTACAACGGTGGGCAGGCTGAGTACGTGCGCGTGCCCTACGCCGACTTTGGCCCCCGCGTGATTCCCGACAGCCTCACCGACGAGCAGGCTCTGTTTCTGACCGACATCTTTCCCACCGGCTATTCCGGCATTGATTGGGGCGAGGTAAAAGGCGGCGAAATCGTGGCCATCTTCGGGGCCGGCCCGGTCGGGATTATGGCGGCCAAGTCGGCCTGGCTGCGCGGGGCGGCCCGCGTGGTCATCGTCGATACGCTGCCCTACCGCCTCGACAAAGCCAAAGCCTCGGCCAACGTGGAAACGATTCTGTGGGAAGACGCCAAGTCGACCGTGGAGCAGATACGGGCCCTGAGCGGGGGCCGCGGGGCCGATGTGTGCGTGGAAGCCGTAGGCTTTGAGCCCGACCGGGATTTGCTGGACCGGGCCAAGGCCGTGGTCAACTTCGAGAAAGGCTCCATCAAAGTCCTGGAGGCCTGCATGAGCGCCGTACGCCGCGGCGGTATCGTCTCGGTGCTGGGCGTCTATAGCTCCCCGTTCGACAACTTCCCCATTCACCAGTTCTTCGACAAGGGCATTACGCTGCGCGGCGGGCAGGCTCCGGCCCAGAAGCACATTGATAAGCTGCTACAGTACGTGGTGGAAGGCAAAGTGGTACTCGACGACATCATCACCCACCGCTTGCCCCTGGCCGACGCCGCCCACGGCTACGACATCTTCCGTAACAAGAAGGATAACTGCGTGAAGGTGGTGCTCAAGCCCTAA